One window of Methanofervidicoccus abyssi genomic DNA carries:
- a CDS encoding glycogen/starch synthase, translating into MKIAILTPTIAPLTSVGGLGDVVRDLSKFLKIKGNDVVVITMDHDNKISNLPHEKIDTIPLRYQGTTFNFDIVKTSHLNTQVDIVAFSNEKINKIDIWDPFKYHLFADLVLFYLDKYYTPDCVSGHDWPCGLAIAECHEKLDIPTTMTIHNEAFKGPLVDYKGLTLTFLELGIHFSDGFNTVSPTHAEEIKSIDFIREQSKVKPFHGILNGIDIEEMNPGNLVNYVVSYTNNKIDPRKLGIFISDYGVGDGHIVKPKIKYSWFWNFNNLERYIEEWNDMDKTSITGSDVEIYGNISCRDITVPLIGFVGRATYQKGFDIIFQAFSELFEEHRLKLIMLSKGDRSIEEEMKNFAESYSDNVTALIGHCPPLVPIIYAGSDWSIVPSLWEPCGLTQMESMVYGTPVIAREVGGLRDTVISLNPDPIADPNFDRATGVLFKHYDKYGLKWGVEHAINWTFYRLKDIHLYISYSHSSCPESPYDKNAPLSKFIENCYNHVVRNLSWQNNNSIEKYKGLFGGAIYKHYMRYKP; encoded by the coding sequence TTGAAAATTGCTATATTGACACCCACTATAGCACCTTTGACCTCAGTGGGAGGATTAGGAGACGTTGTAAGAGATCTCTCCAAATTTCTAAAAATTAAAGGAAACGATGTAGTAGTTATAACAATGGATCACGACAACAAGATATCGAATCTCCCCCATGAGAAGATAGATACTATACCTCTGAGGTATCAAGGTACTACCTTCAACTTCGATATTGTAAAAACTTCACACCTTAATACTCAGGTAGATATAGTAGCTTTTAGTAACGAGAAAATAAATAAAATAGACATCTGGGATCCATTTAAGTACCATCTCTTCGCAGATTTGGTACTGTTTTACTTAGATAAGTACTACACTCCAGACTGTGTCTCTGGCCATGACTGGCCCTGTGGTCTTGCAATAGCAGAGTGTCATGAAAAGTTGGATATACCAACTACCATGACTATACATAACGAAGCCTTTAAGGGACCACTTGTAGATTACAAGGGACTAACTTTAACATTCTTGGAGTTAGGGATACACTTCAGTGATGGGTTCAATACAGTTAGTCCAACTCATGCAGAAGAAATAAAGTCCATAGATTTCATAAGGGAGCAAAGTAAGGTAAAACCTTTCCATGGTATATTGAATGGTATAGATATAGAGGAGATGAATCCCGGTAACTTAGTGAATTACGTTGTCTCCTACACCAACAACAAAATAGATCCAAGAAAATTAGGTATATTCATAAGTGACTACGGTGTAGGAGATGGACATATAGTTAAACCGAAGATAAAGTACTCATGGTTTTGGAATTTTAATAACTTAGAGAGGTATATAGAAGAGTGGAACGACATGGACAAAACTTCAATAACTGGAAGTGATGTTGAAATATATGGAAATATTAGTTGTAGGGATATAACAGTTCCTCTTATTGGATTTGTAGGTAGAGCCACCTATCAGAAGGGATTTGATATAATCTTTCAGGCATTCTCGGAACTTTTCGAGGAACACAGATTAAAACTTATCATGCTCTCTAAAGGGGACAGATCTATAGAGGAAGAAATGAAAAATTTTGCCGAGAGTTACAGTGATAACGTCACTGCTCTCATTGGACACTGTCCACCGTTAGTTCCTATTATCTATGCAGGGAGTGACTGGAGTATAGTACCATCTCTCTGGGAACCCTGTGGACTGACACAGATGGAGTCTATGGTATACGGTACTCCTGTAATTGCAAGGGAGGTTGGAGGTTTGAGAGACACGGTGATATCACTAAATCCAGATCCCATAGCAGATCCAAATTTCGATAGAGCTACAGGAGTACTCTTTAAACACTACGACAAATACGGTTTAAAATGGGGTGTAGAACATGCTATTAATTGGACATTTTACAGGTTGAAGGATATACATCTCTACATATCCTATAGCCATAGTAGTTGTCCAGAAAGTCCGTACGATAAAAATGCACCTCTATCTAAGTTCATAGAGAACTGTTATAACCACGTAGTTAGAAATCTAAGTTGGCAAAATAACAACAGTATAGAGAAGTATAAAGGTTTATTTGGAGGTGCGATATACAAACATTATATGAGATATAAACCTTAA
- the pgi gene encoding glucose-6-phosphate isomerase has product MKNYFNYINVMKEKIGIEGISLEDIEGMRNIVDTAYRRTMERYDKGELGFMEVIQKDCECYRLSDRYKEFKYILVVGMGGSILGTQMVYEGVKGVYANELNSKKVFFLDNSDPELLYSILKIVALRETLVFVVSKSGNTVETLANFFILREKMKKEGCREDNVVIISSGGLLKEIGKRENYKIFEIPENVVGRFSVLSSVGLVPLSCMGVDIGKLISGARDMDKLCRREDVFNNPALMNALIHYMFLNRGKSISVIMPYIERLYRFDLWYRQLWAESLGKDGKGQTPVAALGAKDQHSQLQLYLDGPKDKIITFIKVRKFKEDFTIRYKGHYLDGCNLSQLINFQQLGTERVLTSMGVPNISIVLEDLDEYTLGKLIYMYEMTTAFMGEMMEVNAFNQPAVEEGKKITRELLEGKGKGEEVVKDYIIKI; this is encoded by the coding sequence ATGAAAAATTATTTTAACTATATTAACGTTATGAAGGAGAAAATAGGTATTGAAGGTATATCTTTAGAGGATATAGAAGGTATGAGGAATATCGTAGATACGGCTTACAGGAGAACTATGGAAAGGTATGATAAAGGGGAATTAGGTTTTATGGAAGTAATACAGAAGGATTGTGAGTGCTACCGCCTAAGTGATAGGTACAAGGAGTTTAAGTATATCCTAGTTGTTGGAATGGGAGGGTCTATCTTAGGCACCCAGATGGTGTATGAAGGTGTTAAAGGAGTCTATGCCAACGAGTTAAATTCCAAGAAGGTTTTCTTTTTGGATAACTCAGATCCTGAATTACTTTACAGTATCCTTAAGATAGTAGCTCTCAGGGAAACTTTAGTATTTGTAGTAAGTAAATCGGGGAATACCGTGGAAACTCTTGCAAATTTCTTTATACTCAGGGAAAAGATGAAAAAAGAGGGATGTAGGGAAGATAATGTTGTTATAATATCAAGTGGAGGCTTGTTGAAGGAGATAGGGAAGAGGGAGAATTATAAGATATTTGAAATACCTGAGAATGTTGTAGGCAGGTTTTCAGTACTTTCTTCCGTTGGACTTGTCCCACTGTCTTGTATGGGTGTGGATATTGGTAAATTAATATCCGGGGCTAGAGATATGGATAAACTCTGTAGGAGGGAAGATGTATTTAACAACCCTGCCCTTATGAATGCCCTAATCCACTATATGTTTTTAAATAGGGGGAAAAGTATCTCGGTAATTATGCCTTATATAGAAAGACTCTACAGATTTGATTTATGGTATAGACAGTTGTGGGCTGAGAGTCTTGGGAAAGATGGGAAGGGGCAGACACCGGTGGCAGCGTTGGGGGCCAAGGACCAACACTCACAACTTCAACTCTACCTCGACGGTCCAAAGGATAAGATAATTACATTTATAAAGGTTAGGAAATTCAAAGAAGACTTTACTATAAGATATAAAGGGCACTATCTAGATGGTTGTAACTTGTCCCAACTGATAAACTTCCAACAGTTAGGAACTGAAAGAGTTTTAACTTCTATGGGGGTACCTAATATCTCTATAGTACTTGAGGATTTAGACGAGTACACCCTTGGGAAGTTGATATACATGTACGAAATGACAACTGCCTTTATGGGGGAAATGATGGAGGTTAATGCCTTCAATCAGCCTGCAGTGGAGGAAGGAAAAAAGATAACAAGAGAATTATTGGAGGGAAAAGGTAAGGGGGAAGAGGTAGTCAAGGATTATATTATCAAGATATAG
- a CDS encoding Rpp14/Pop5 family protein: MTSLKTLPPTLREKKRYISFKIIYPEKLSNNEVVQIIRSAIINYYGIWGCSRSNPWLISYNHPKGLLRVQRDEVDFVKSALITFNEYKDRPINITVLGVSGSIKKSREKFLKESHMEYYKVIRMKKREKKNKG, from the coding sequence ATGACATCCCTTAAAACACTCCCTCCAACTTTAAGAGAGAAGAAGAGATACATATCCTTTAAGATCATATATCCAGAGAAATTATCCAACAACGAAGTGGTTCAAATAATTAGATCTGCGATTATCAACTACTACGGTATATGGGGGTGCTCAAGGAGTAATCCTTGGTTGATAAGTTATAACCATCCAAAGGGACTTCTGAGAGTACAGAGGGATGAAGTGGATTTTGTAAAATCTGCATTGATAACATTTAACGAGTATAAGGATAGGCCTATAAACATAACAGTGTTGGGGGTTTCTGGATCTATTAAAAAATCCAGAGAGAAGTTTTTAAAGGAGTCTCATATGGAATACTATAAAGTAATCAGGATGAAAAAAAGGGAAAAGAAAAATAAGGGATGA
- a CDS encoding flavodoxin family protein, producing MKIFGISSSPRLQGTHYLVNYALEYLKERGCEVRYFSVFRKDIKFCIHCDYCVRKKEGCIHKDDLREFYENFIWADGIIIGTPVYQGNITGQLKTLMDRCRAIVARDPKILKNKVGMGIAVGGDRNGGQEIALRSIHDFYMINEMISVGGGSFGANLGSTFWSKDKGKEGVTEDVEGLKSLRKTLKRFLDTLKSVR from the coding sequence ATGAAGATCTTCGGTATAAGTAGCAGTCCAAGACTACAAGGTACTCACTACTTAGTCAATTATGCTTTGGAGTATTTAAAGGAGAGAGGTTGTGAGGTAAGATATTTCTCAGTTTTCAGGAAAGATATAAAATTCTGCATCCACTGTGATTACTGTGTAAGAAAAAAGGAGGGGTGTATTCACAAAGATGACTTAAGGGAGTTTTACGAGAACTTCATATGGGCAGATGGGATAATAATAGGCACACCTGTATATCAAGGTAATATAACTGGGCAGTTAAAAACACTGATGGATAGATGTAGGGCTATAGTTGCAAGAGATCCTAAGATCTTAAAGAATAAGGTAGGTATGGGTATCGCTGTTGGAGGGGATAGAAATGGGGGACAGGAAATTGCATTAAGAAGTATCCACGACTTTTATATGATAAACGAGATGATATCTGTAGGTGGAGGATCCTTCGGGGCCAACTTGGGTTCAACATTCTGGTCAAAAGATAAGGGGAAGGAAGGGGTTACAGAGGATGTAGAAGGATTAAAATCTCTAAGGAAAACTTTAAAGAGATTCTTAGATACTTTGAAGAGTGTTAGATAA
- a CDS encoding PRC-barrel domain-containing protein — MAKIPFRELCGKSIIGNMGGIIGKVTDVVFDENTGKVISLDIEPSENSPIPSSDEYYKLIPFKIVLGIKDVVVIDESKINSIKIISKEEE, encoded by the coding sequence ATGGCTAAGATACCCTTTAGAGAACTCTGTGGAAAATCCATAATAGGTAATATGGGAGGTATTATAGGGAAGGTAACAGACGTTGTTTTCGATGAAAATACTGGGAAGGTTATATCCTTAGACATTGAACCTTCAGAAAACAGTCCAATACCTTCCTCAGATGAGTACTACAAATTGATACCCTTCAAGATAGTTTTAGGTATAAAAGATGTAGTAGTAATAGATGAAAGTAAAATAAACAGTATTAAGATTATAAGTAAAGAAGAAGAGTAA
- a CDS encoding dihydroorotate dehydrogenase, translating into MLKIEMCGMCFKNPVFLAAGIMGETGAALKRIAKNGAGAVCTKSVGLEKRSGHRNPTIVEVEGGFLNAMGLPNPGVKEYVKELEDIEDYLRRIDVKLIGSIYGKDPKEFSQVAEIIEPYVHLLELNISCPHAGGGYGAQIGQDPDLSYNVVSSVKESVDIPVMVKLTPNVNDIKEIAIAVVDGGADAITAINTLGPGMVIDIKTGRPILGNKFGGMSGKAIKPIAIRCVYEIYSVVDVPIVGVGGITTGYDVVEFMMAGATAVQVGTGVYYRGYDVFYKICRELEEYLTKNSLKIKDIVGKAHEF; encoded by the coding sequence ATGTTAAAGATCGAGATGTGTGGGATGTGCTTTAAAAACCCTGTATTCCTAGCAGCAGGTATTATGGGAGAAACTGGAGCAGCTTTGAAGAGGATAGCGAAGAATGGAGCGGGGGCTGTATGTACAAAATCTGTTGGGTTGGAAAAGAGATCTGGCCACAGGAATCCGACTATAGTGGAGGTTGAGGGGGGATTTCTAAATGCAATGGGACTTCCAAACCCTGGGGTTAAAGAGTACGTTAAGGAGTTGGAGGACATAGAGGATTATTTAAGGAGGATAGATGTAAAACTTATAGGTTCTATATATGGAAAGGACCCCAAGGAGTTCTCACAGGTGGCAGAAATCATAGAACCCTACGTCCATCTCTTAGAGTTAAATATCTCTTGTCCCCATGCTGGAGGAGGCTACGGTGCCCAGATAGGCCAGGATCCAGATTTATCCTATAATGTAGTATCAAGTGTTAAAGAGAGTGTAGATATACCTGTAATGGTAAAACTTACACCAAATGTAAATGATATAAAGGAGATTGCTATAGCGGTAGTTGATGGGGGCGCAGATGCCATTACTGCGATAAACACCCTAGGTCCGGGAATGGTTATAGACATAAAGACTGGTAGACCAATACTTGGTAACAAATTTGGAGGTATGTCTGGAAAGGCCATAAAGCCTATAGCGATAAGATGCGTTTATGAGATATACTCCGTTGTAGATGTCCCTATAGTTGGAGTAGGGGGTATCACCACGGGGTATGACGTTGTTGAATTTATGATGGCAGGTGCCACCGCTGTACAGGTAGGTACTGGGGTATATTACAGAGGTTATGATGTATTCTACAAGATATGTAGGGAGTTGGAGGAATATCTAACTAAGAACAGTTTGAAGATAAAGGATATAGTGGGGAAGGCCCATGAGTTCTGA
- a CDS encoding 4Fe-4S dicluster domain-containing protein, whose amino-acid sequence MNPKIVLIDPTKCSKCNDCIVKCEEVHGVSRIKKAEGVPIFCMQCENAPCMNICPVDAIYLKENIPVVDRERCIGCSMCEIACPIGAIFTKDKVAHKCTLCLDVDRITPACVEACGDRALKLICDECLEAIKEPKRKKLIKVLSEGIKDILH is encoded by the coding sequence ATGAATCCCAAGATAGTATTAATAGATCCTACAAAGTGCTCAAAGTGTAACGATTGTATAGTTAAATGTGAAGAAGTACATGGTGTATCGAGGATAAAGAAAGCTGAAGGAGTACCTATCTTCTGTATGCAGTGTGAGAATGCTCCCTGTATGAATATCTGCCCTGTAGATGCAATATATCTTAAGGAGAATATTCCAGTTGTAGATAGGGAAAGATGTATAGGTTGTAGTATGTGTGAGATAGCCTGCCCAATTGGGGCCATATTTACAAAGGATAAAGTAGCCCATAAATGCACTCTCTGCTTAGATGTGGATAGGATAACTCCAGCCTGTGTGGAGGCCTGTGGGGATAGAGCTCTGAAGTTAATATGTGACGAGTGTCTAGAGGCGATAAAAGAACCTAAGAGAAAAAAACTGATAAAGGTTCTCTCAGAGGGAATAAAGGATATACTCCATTAA
- the cdhA gene encoding CO dehydrogenase/acetyl-CoA synthase complex subunit alpha, with protein sequence MVNSMKVKRDIKRIITPIIQSKNLKIKGNITIGDFKEDTELKPEGPTPMPKITDLRYWDFKLLSRYPPFYMPICDMCCLCTFGKCDLSKGKKGACGIDMKTQQARIVLLACCIGTACHTAHSRHLVDTLIKKLGRDHPIDLGNSIEVEAPIIRTVMGIRVKTLGDLEKVLDYCEEQLAHLLSVTHTGQEGSALDFESKALHAGMLDDLVREVGDIAQIVGYGMPKGDIETPIVDMGINCIDRDKPTILCIGHNVIPSTYIIDYMEENGLEEEIEVCGICCTALDITRYSREAKIVGPLSRQLMFIRSGVADVIVVDEQCIRTDILEEARKTGAVVIATNDKMCLGLEDLSHLSEDEIISRILREGAGLVLDESKIGKVAVELAKIVFKNRRDMKKSYLPGLEEIRAFANRCTECGWCNRVCPNSFNIMESIIDAKEGKFEKLADLYKRCYSCGRCESECERDLPLVSMITKVGELYHSLKFRVRVGRGPIQDVEIRKVGAPIVFGEIPGVVAFAGCTNYPNGEEELALMAKELLERKYIVVAAGCASISLGMWKDEDGKTLYEKYPGEFMAGGLINAGPCLSNCHVSGAAIKIANIFAKLPLEGNFAQVADYILNRVGAVGVAWGAMSQKAVAIATGFNRWGIPVIVGPHGIKYRRLYLSNGEDFKVYDRKLKKVIGIDPTPEHLITAAENFKECLCMIPKLCMRPNDISKGRSMKVYHYVTLYEKYFNCMPPDLEKFIRTERDIPFMLKDKIMEYLKEKGWEPRKEVPQEPTLLY encoded by the coding sequence CTGGTGAACTCTATGAAAGTTAAAAGAGATATAAAGAGAATAATAACTCCTATTATTCAATCCAAAAACCTAAAAATTAAGGGAAATATCACTATAGGCGATTTTAAAGAGGATACTGAATTGAAGCCTGAAGGCCCTACTCCTATGCCCAAGATAACAGATCTAAGATACTGGGATTTTAAACTCCTTAGTAGATACCCTCCTTTCTATATGCCCATATGTGATATGTGCTGTCTCTGTACCTTTGGAAAATGTGATCTAAGTAAGGGGAAGAAGGGGGCCTGTGGTATAGATATGAAAACACAGCAGGCCAGAATAGTACTACTGGCATGTTGTATTGGGACTGCCTGTCATACTGCACATAGCAGACATCTCGTGGATACACTGATAAAGAAGTTGGGAAGGGATCATCCAATTGATCTCGGCAACAGTATTGAAGTGGAAGCTCCTATAATAAGAACTGTAATGGGGATAAGAGTTAAAACCCTTGGAGATCTAGAAAAGGTATTGGATTACTGTGAGGAACAGCTTGCCCACCTACTTTCTGTCACCCATACTGGACAGGAGGGAAGTGCACTGGACTTTGAAAGTAAGGCACTCCATGCAGGTATGTTGGATGACTTAGTTAGGGAAGTTGGTGATATAGCCCAGATAGTTGGATACGGTATGCCTAAGGGGGATATTGAGACACCTATTGTAGATATGGGTATAAACTGTATAGATAGGGATAAACCTACAATCCTCTGTATAGGGCACAACGTAATACCTAGTACCTACATAATAGATTATATGGAGGAGAATGGGTTGGAAGAGGAGATAGAGGTATGTGGTATATGCTGTACTGCATTAGATATTACGAGATACAGTAGGGAAGCAAAGATAGTAGGGCCTCTATCTAGGCAGTTGATGTTTATAAGGAGTGGGGTTGCAGATGTAATTGTGGTAGATGAACAGTGTATAAGGACGGATATTTTAGAAGAGGCGAGAAAAACGGGGGCAGTAGTAATTGCCACCAACGATAAGATGTGTTTAGGGTTGGAAGATCTCTCCCATCTAAGTGAAGATGAGATTATCAGTAGGATACTTAGGGAAGGAGCAGGATTGGTTTTAGATGAGAGTAAGATAGGTAAGGTGGCAGTTGAACTTGCAAAGATAGTGTTTAAAAATAGAAGGGATATGAAAAAGAGCTATCTTCCTGGTTTAGAGGAGATAAGAGCATTTGCAAATAGATGTACAGAGTGCGGATGGTGTAATAGAGTATGTCCAAACTCTTTTAATATTATGGAAAGTATAATTGATGCCAAGGAAGGCAAATTTGAAAAACTTGCAGATCTCTATAAAAGGTGCTACAGTTGTGGAAGGTGTGAAAGTGAGTGTGAGAGGGATCTACCTCTTGTATCTATGATAACAAAGGTTGGAGAATTATATCACAGTTTAAAATTTAGAGTAAGGGTAGGTAGGGGACCTATACAGGATGTGGAAATCAGAAAGGTGGGGGCACCCATAGTATTCGGTGAGATTCCAGGAGTTGTTGCATTTGCAGGATGTACTAACTATCCTAATGGAGAAGAAGAGTTGGCATTAATGGCAAAGGAGCTACTTGAGAGGAAGTACATTGTAGTCGCCGCAGGATGTGCTTCTATATCCTTGGGGATGTGGAAGGACGAGGACGGTAAAACCTTATACGAGAAGTACCCTGGAGAGTTCATGGCTGGAGGGCTGATTAATGCAGGCCCCTGTCTATCAAACTGCCATGTAAGTGGTGCCGCCATAAAGATAGCAAACATCTTCGCCAAGTTGCCACTAGAAGGTAACTTTGCCCAGGTTGCAGATTATATATTAAACAGGGTTGGAGCTGTTGGTGTTGCCTGGGGTGCTATGAGTCAGAAGGCTGTGGCAATTGCAACAGGGTTCAACAGATGGGGAATACCTGTAATTGTTGGACCCCATGGTATAAAGTACAGAAGATTATACTTAAGTAATGGAGAAGATTTCAAGGTTTATGATAGAAAACTTAAGAAGGTTATAGGGATAGATCCCACACCTGAGCATCTGATAACCGCTGCAGAGAACTTCAAAGAGTGTCTATGTATGATACCAAAACTCTGTATGAGGCCAAATGATATAAGTAAAGGTAGAAGTATGAAGGTGTATCATTATGTAACCCTATACGAGAAGTACTTCAACTGTATGCCTCCAGATCTGGAAAAGTTCATAAGGACAGAAAGAGATATACCTTTTATGCTGAAGGATAAGATAATGGAGTATTTAAAGGAGAAGGGCTGGGAGCCAAGAAAAGAAGTGCCTCAGGAGCCTACCCTGTTGTATTAA
- a CDS encoding GMP synthase subunit A has product MILIINNGGQYVHRIHRSLKYLGMPSKIVPNSISPEDIGEEVKGIILSGGPDIEKASKCIDIILNSKVPILGICLGHQLICKAYGGIIGKAKMEEYAYTKIYVKEENDIFKNIPREFTAWASHRDEVKVPPKGFKVLAYSDICNVEAMKHEERPIYGVQFHPEVSHTEYGPEILKNFCNVCGMKS; this is encoded by the coding sequence ATGATTCTCATAATAAACAATGGAGGTCAGTATGTCCATAGAATACATAGGAGTTTAAAATACTTAGGGATGCCTTCAAAGATAGTTCCTAATTCTATCTCTCCAGAGGATATTGGAGAAGAGGTAAAAGGGATTATACTAAGTGGAGGACCAGATATTGAGAAAGCCTCGAAGTGTATAGATATCATCCTAAATTCAAAGGTTCCAATATTAGGAATATGTCTTGGACATCAGTTAATATGTAAGGCCTATGGTGGGATAATTGGAAAGGCGAAAATGGAAGAGTATGCCTACACCAAGATATACGTAAAAGAAGAAAACGACATATTTAAGAACATCCCAAGGGAATTTACAGCCTGGGCCTCCCATAGAGATGAAGTTAAAGTTCCTCCAAAGGGTTTCAAAGTCCTAGCCTACTCAGATATCTGCAATGTGGAGGCTATGAAACATGAGGAGAGGCCTATATATGGTGTCCAATTCCATCCAGAGGTCTCTCATACTGAGTACGGTCCAGAGATCTTGAAAAACTTCTGCAATGTCTGCGGTATGAAGAGTTAA
- a CDS encoding carbon monoxide dehydrogenase beta subunit family protein: MLGKNIPYQPTAGTNLHHAEVISTKIAVTMFKRSKKPLLVIGENCEEAVKYLEDLKIEKIYTPREMNLLDIIKRITKEDYDLVIFIGITYYYLNQALSHLKNFSDTITLTLDGKYIPNARYSFPNMEYNEYIEAIKRFRMLLDNL, encoded by the coding sequence ATGCTAGGAAAGAATATACCATATCAACCTACTGCAGGTACCAATCTGCACCATGCAGAAGTTATAAGTACAAAGATAGCAGTTACCATGTTTAAAAGAAGTAAGAAGCCCCTGTTAGTGATAGGAGAAAACTGTGAAGAGGCTGTAAAATATTTGGAAGATCTAAAAATAGAAAAGATTTATACACCTAGGGAAATGAACCTCTTGGATATTATAAAGAGGATAACAAAGGAAGATTACGATTTAGTAATATTTATCGGTATAACCTATTACTATCTAAATCAGGCTCTCTCTCATCTAAAAAATTTTTCAGACACAATAACCTTAACCCTCGATGGGAAGTATATTCCAAATGCCCGCTACTCCTTTCCGAATATGGAGTACAATGAGTATATAGAAGCTATAAAACGCTTTAGGATGCTGCTGGATAACCTCTAA
- the cofG gene encoding 7,8-didemethyl-8-hydroxy-5-deazariboflavin synthase subunit CofG produces the protein MSSEVFKHFEDYVSFLESKDPTTVINTLRLVGERERKKKYITYSKNVFIPLCNWCRNFCGYCIFRRENYKLMKEKEVKEMLLKGNRYGCKEALFTFGERVDENPKIREELKKMGYESILEYLYHLEEWCLNNTNLLPHTNCGLLEYEELKMLKEVNASMGIMLENSSERLMNTIAHRNSPGKDPKKRLEMIENAGKLKIPFTTGILVGIGENSEEIVRSLMDIRELSEKYGHIQEVIIQNFRSKRGIPMEDFKEPSPFKILKVILVAKMILPPEVSIQVPPNLNRETGQLFLLAGVDDWGGVSPITEDYVNPEAPWPEIETLREYTEEVGYRLRERLPVYDRYISREWLSDRILNKIYNIKKD, from the coding sequence ATGAGTTCTGAAGTATTTAAACACTTTGAGGACTATGTAAGTTTTTTAGAGTCTAAGGATCCTACAACTGTTATCAACACCCTAAGGTTAGTTGGTGAAAGAGAGAGGAAGAAGAAGTATATAACATATTCCAAGAACGTATTTATTCCTCTGTGTAACTGGTGTAGGAACTTTTGTGGATACTGTATCTTCAGAAGGGAGAATTACAAACTTATGAAGGAGAAGGAAGTTAAGGAGATGCTCCTAAAGGGAAACAGATATGGATGTAAAGAGGCACTATTTACCTTCGGGGAGAGAGTAGATGAAAACCCAAAAATAAGAGAGGAGTTAAAAAAGATGGGCTATGAGAGTATCTTAGAGTATCTCTATCACTTAGAAGAGTGGTGTCTAAACAACACCAATCTACTACCTCATACAAACTGTGGGCTCTTGGAGTATGAAGAGTTGAAGATGTTGAAAGAAGTTAATGCTTCTATGGGTATTATGTTGGAGAACTCCAGTGAGAGGTTAATGAACACCATAGCCCACAGGAACAGTCCAGGTAAAGATCCTAAGAAACGTTTAGAGATGATAGAGAATGCAGGTAAGTTGAAAATACCCTTTACAACAGGTATTCTCGTAGGTATAGGAGAAAATAGTGAAGAGATTGTCAGATCCCTTATGGATATCAGGGAGTTATCAGAGAAGTATGGACATATTCAGGAGGTGATAATTCAGAACTTCAGATCTAAAAGGGGCATTCCTATGGAGGACTTCAAAGAACCTTCACCTTTCAAGATATTAAAGGTGATATTGGTAGCTAAGATGATACTACCTCCAGAAGTATCCATTCAGGTGCCGCCTAATCTAAACAGGGAGACTGGGCAGTTGTTTCTACTTGCAGGCGTTGACGACTGGGGAGGAGTGTCTCCAATTACAGAAGACTATGTAAATCCAGAGGCACCATGGCCTGAGATTGAAACCTTAAGGGAGTATACAGAAGAGGTAGGTTATAGGTTAAGAGAGAGGTTACCTGTATATGATAGATATATAAGTAGGGAGTGGTTAAGTGATAGGATTTTAAATAAGATCTATAATATTAAAAAAGATTAA